In Triticum urartu cultivar G1812 chromosome 6, Tu2.1, whole genome shotgun sequence, the following proteins share a genomic window:
- the LOC125512324 gene encoding uncharacterized protein LOC125512324: MAPPSRAALKVCFLRVCEHFIFTPPNKKIVYLILFLVFSLLQRPMDSDEDNVVLTRSARAKKARNSSTPSAPVPLPLLRHPHPPADDDVVVDAAKALRIFFNVVDSVPAQNLLRLHFASETAICGKLFMATTALMALLGHKHYDISESPAGVMYVSTRSIEDAAMLESQVHAAFGVILSFHRVSTVDREFCYARGDAAAFKLYEHDRF, translated from the exons ATGGCCCCTCCCTCTAGAGCAGCTTTGAAGGTTTGCTTCCTTCGTGTGTGCGAACACTTTATTTTCACCCCGCCAAACAAAAAAATCGTTTACTTAATTTTGTTCCTTGTTTTTTCGTTGCTCCAGCGCCCCATGGACAGCGATGAAGACAATGTTGTTCTCACCAG GTCGGCTAGAGCTAAGAAGGCAAGGAACTCGTCAACTCCTTCAGCGCCTGTCCCCCTGCCGCTCCTACGTCACCCTCACCCCCCTGCGGACGATGATGTCGTTGTCGATGCAGCCAAAGCATTGCGCATCTTCTTCAACGTCGTTGATTCTGTCCCAGCTCAGAATCTCCTAAGGCTCCACTTCGCTTCTGAGACAGCTATTTGTGGCAAGCTCTTCATGGCTACGACTGCTCTCATGGCTTTGCTCGGCCACAAGCACTACGACATATCAGAGAGCCCCGCCGGTGTTATGTATGTTTCTACTAGAAGCATCGAGGACGCCGCGATGCTCGAATCGCAAGTGCATGCTGCGTTCGGTGTCATACTGTCCTTCCATCGCGTGTCTACGGTCGACCGCGAGTTTTGTTATGCACGCGGCGATGCTGCTGCGTTCAAGCTGTATGAGCACGACCGTTTCTGA